A region from the Sandaracinus amylolyticus genome encodes:
- the clpA gene encoding ATP-dependent Clp protease ATP-binding subunit ClpA: MATPMIAKELQATLRKAYEEARRMRHEFVTLEHLLLALCDDPKAAKALDACRANRHKLRKSLAEWLENHLEAVPDEDGDELQPHQTIAVERVLQRAAIHAISSEMKQIDGGSVLVQLFHERDSQAVYLLSQQGVSQFDLKRYVSHGAGPEGDASGAGSFGEGEEDESDDAGLGDEDEEGGGAARDPLKAYTVDLNAEAREGRIDPLIGRDLELERTIQVLCRRRKNNPVFVGEPGVGKTAIAEGLALHIVEGKVPEVLRGATIYSLDMGSLLAGTKYRGQFEERLKGVIKKLQEHEDAILFIDEIHTIVGAGATTGSSMDASNILKPALASGKLRCIGSTTFQEYKGSFERDRALARRFQKIDIGEPSIDDSILILEGLRSRYEEHHGVKYLPGTIEASVKLSAKHIVERLLPDKAIDVIDEAGAQDRMRNERTREVTLRDIERVVAKMARIPEKTVSAGEQERLRDIEADLKRVVYGQDDAIAKIASAIKLSRAGLRTGDKPIGNFLFSGPTGVGKTELARQLAKTLGVELIRFDMSEYQERHTVSRLIGAPPGYVGFDQGGLLTDAIRKQPYAVLLLDEIEKAHPDLFNVLLQVMDHATLTDNNGRKADFRNVVLIMTTNAGAQDMAKRALGFGAGVEGADLSKAKQAIERTFSPEFRNRLDAWVLFGGLSRDVILKVVDKEVGLLRAQIAEKKIELELTSAAREWLADKGYDPAFGARPMGRTVEQFLKKPLAEALLFGPLKEGGTVVFDVVEKDGETTVAPKFVDVKTTIEA; encoded by the coding sequence ATGGCCACTCCGATGATCGCGAAGGAGCTGCAGGCGACGCTGCGCAAGGCCTACGAAGAGGCTCGTCGCATGCGGCACGAGTTCGTGACGCTCGAGCACCTGCTGCTCGCGCTGTGTGATGACCCCAAGGCCGCGAAGGCGCTGGACGCCTGTCGCGCGAACCGACACAAGCTCCGCAAGTCGCTCGCCGAGTGGCTCGAGAACCACCTCGAGGCCGTGCCCGACGAGGACGGCGACGAGCTCCAGCCGCACCAGACCATCGCCGTCGAGCGCGTGCTCCAGCGCGCCGCGATCCACGCGATCTCGTCCGAGATGAAGCAGATCGACGGCGGAAGCGTGCTCGTGCAGCTCTTCCACGAGCGCGACTCGCAGGCGGTCTACCTGCTCTCGCAGCAGGGCGTCTCGCAGTTCGATCTCAAGCGCTACGTGAGCCACGGCGCCGGCCCCGAGGGCGACGCGTCGGGCGCTGGGTCTTTCGGAGAAGGGGAAGAGGACGAGAGCGACGACGCGGGCCTCGGCGACGAGGACGAGGAAGGCGGCGGCGCCGCGCGCGATCCGCTCAAGGCCTACACCGTCGATCTCAACGCCGAGGCGCGCGAGGGCCGCATCGATCCGCTGATCGGTCGCGACCTCGAGCTCGAGCGCACCATCCAGGTGCTCTGCCGGCGCCGCAAGAACAACCCGGTGTTCGTCGGTGAGCCGGGCGTCGGCAAGACGGCGATCGCCGAGGGCCTCGCGCTGCACATCGTCGAGGGCAAGGTCCCCGAGGTGCTGCGCGGCGCGACGATCTACTCGCTCGACATGGGCTCGCTGCTCGCGGGCACGAAGTACCGCGGCCAGTTCGAGGAGCGCCTCAAGGGCGTCATCAAGAAGCTCCAGGAGCACGAGGACGCGATCCTCTTCATCGACGAGATCCACACGATCGTCGGCGCCGGCGCGACGACCGGCTCGTCGATGGACGCGTCGAACATCCTCAAGCCCGCGCTCGCGAGCGGGAAGCTGCGCTGCATCGGCAGCACGACGTTCCAGGAGTACAAGGGCAGCTTCGAGCGCGACCGCGCGCTCGCGCGCCGCTTCCAGAAGATCGACATCGGCGAGCCCAGCATCGACGACTCGATCCTCATCCTCGAGGGGCTGCGCTCTCGCTACGAAGAGCACCACGGCGTGAAGTACCTGCCGGGCACGATCGAGGCCTCGGTGAAGCTCTCGGCGAAGCACATCGTCGAGCGGCTCCTGCCGGACAAGGCGATCGACGTCATCGACGAGGCGGGCGCGCAGGATCGCATGCGCAACGAGCGCACCCGCGAGGTCACGCTCCGCGACATCGAGCGCGTGGTCGCGAAGATGGCGCGCATCCCCGAGAAGACCGTCTCGGCGGGCGAGCAGGAGCGCCTGCGCGACATCGAGGCGGACCTCAAGCGCGTCGTGTACGGACAGGACGACGCGATCGCGAAGATCGCGAGCGCGATCAAGCTGTCGCGCGCGGGCCTGCGCACCGGCGACAAGCCGATCGGCAACTTCCTCTTCAGCGGCCCCACCGGCGTCGGCAAGACCGAGCTGGCGCGGCAGCTCGCGAAGACGCTCGGCGTCGAGCTCATCCGCTTCGACATGAGCGAGTACCAGGAGCGCCACACCGTCTCGCGCCTCATCGGCGCGCCGCCGGGCTACGTCGGGTTCGATCAGGGCGGCCTGCTCACCGACGCGATCCGCAAGCAGCCGTACGCCGTGCTGCTGCTCGACGAGATCGAGAAGGCGCACCCCGATCTCTTCAACGTGCTGCTCCAGGTGATGGACCACGCGACGCTGACCGACAACAACGGTCGCAAGGCGGATTTCCGCAACGTCGTGCTCATCATGACGACCAACGCGGGCGCGCAGGACATGGCGAAGCGCGCGCTCGGCTTCGGCGCGGGCGTGGAAGGCGCGGATCTCAGCAAGGCGAAGCAGGCGATCGAGCGCACGTTCTCGCCCGAGTTCCGCAACCGGCTCGACGCGTGGGTGCTCTTCGGCGGGCTCTCGCGCGACGTGATCCTCAAGGTCGTCGACAAGGAGGTCGGCCTTCTTCGCGCGCAGATCGCGGAGAAGAAGATCGAGCTCGAGCTCACGAGCGCAGCGCGCGAGTGGCTCGCCGACAAGGGCTACGACCCCGCGTTCGGCGCGCGTCCGATGGGCCGCACCGTCGAGCAGTTCCTCAAGAAGCCGCTCGCGGAGGCGCTGCTCTTCGGGCCGCTCAAGGAAGGCGGCACGGTGGTCTTCGACGTGGTCGAGAAGGACGGCGAGACGACCGTCGCGCCGAAGTTCGTCGACGTGAAGACGACCATCGAAGCATGA
- a CDS encoding ATP-dependent Clp protease adaptor ClpS, which produces MADPFDPDSGVITETRSEKKVQRPRMYRVLLHNDDYTTREFVVEVLKSVFRHTDAEAVRVMLHVHYNGVGVAGVFTREVAETKIAIVERLAKEREYPLRLSMEPEEDDDGDKK; this is translated from the coding sequence GTGGCAGATCCCTTCGATCCCGACTCCGGCGTCATCACCGAGACGCGGTCCGAGAAGAAGGTGCAGCGGCCGCGCATGTACCGCGTGCTGCTTCACAACGACGACTACACGACGCGCGAATTCGTCGTCGAAGTCCTCAAGTCCGTGTTCCGCCACACCGACGCGGAGGCGGTCCGCGTGATGCTGCACGTCCACTACAACGGCGTCGGCGTCGCGGGAGTGTTCACGCGCGAGGTCGCGGAGACCAAGATCGCGATCGTCGAGCGGCTCGCCAAGGAGCGCGAGTACCCGCTGCGTCTCTCGATGGAGCCCGAAGAGGACGACGACGGCGACAAGAAGTAG
- the cobA gene encoding uroporphyrinogen-III C-methyltransferase: MPLGRVYLLGAGPGDPELITQRAARRLGEADLVLYDALVHPELLDLCRDDAEKTFVGKRGGRVSERQSAINERMIDAARAGRVVARLKGGDPYLFGRGSEEAEALHAAGIPFEVVPGVPSPIAATAYAGISLTHRAASSSVAYVTATESPEKDRSSHDWTKLATATETLVIFMGVRALESMMARLIEHGRAPETPAAVIQQASMPKQRTIVGTVATIAQLAREANVGMPALTVVGEVVKLRDALRWYDVQPLFGKRVLVTRPEDRSLGLARLLRDEGAEATCIPAIRIAPPEDPDALARAVREASTYDWLVFTSASGVDAFFDEVDRQQRDARVVGSARLCAIGPATASSLRARGLRADAVPTEFRGEGAAKILLDHHAGDLRGVRVMLPRAAVAREVLPDTLRGAGAHVDVVHAYRNVPPSPDDEAALRAAIEAHELDVITFTAPSTVESVVRILGENAPALLASFTIASIGPVTTAAAEKLGVRVDVTAPYYTSEGLTRALREHFTR; encoded by the coding sequence ATGCCCCTCGGCCGGGTCTATCTCCTCGGCGCCGGCCCCGGCGACCCCGAGCTGATCACACAACGCGCCGCGCGTCGGCTCGGCGAGGCCGACCTCGTCCTCTACGACGCGCTCGTGCACCCCGAGCTGCTCGACCTCTGCCGCGACGACGCGGAGAAGACGTTCGTCGGCAAGCGCGGCGGGCGCGTCAGCGAGCGACAGAGCGCGATCAACGAGCGCATGATCGACGCCGCGCGCGCCGGGCGCGTGGTGGCTCGCCTGAAGGGCGGCGATCCCTATCTCTTCGGCCGGGGCTCCGAAGAGGCCGAGGCGCTGCACGCCGCGGGGATCCCGTTCGAGGTCGTGCCCGGTGTGCCCTCCCCGATCGCCGCGACCGCGTACGCCGGCATCTCGCTCACCCATCGCGCCGCATCGAGCAGCGTCGCGTACGTGACCGCGACCGAGTCGCCCGAGAAGGATCGCTCGAGCCACGACTGGACCAAGCTCGCGACGGCGACCGAGACGCTCGTCATCTTCATGGGCGTGCGCGCGCTCGAGTCGATGATGGCGCGCCTGATCGAGCACGGCCGCGCCCCCGAGACGCCCGCCGCCGTGATCCAACAAGCGTCGATGCCGAAGCAGCGCACGATCGTCGGCACCGTCGCGACGATCGCGCAGCTCGCGCGCGAGGCGAACGTCGGCATGCCGGCGCTCACCGTCGTCGGCGAGGTCGTCAAGCTGCGCGACGCGCTGCGCTGGTACGACGTGCAGCCGCTCTTCGGAAAGCGCGTGCTCGTGACGCGCCCCGAGGATCGCTCGCTCGGCCTCGCGCGCCTGCTGCGCGACGAAGGCGCCGAGGCGACGTGCATCCCCGCGATCCGCATCGCGCCGCCCGAAGATCCCGACGCGCTCGCGCGCGCCGTGCGCGAGGCCTCCACGTACGACTGGCTCGTCTTCACCAGCGCGAGCGGCGTCGACGCGTTCTTCGACGAGGTCGATCGCCAGCAGCGCGATGCGCGCGTCGTCGGCAGCGCGCGTCTCTGCGCGATCGGGCCCGCGACCGCGTCGTCGCTGCGCGCGCGCGGCCTCCGCGCCGACGCGGTGCCCACCGAGTTCCGCGGCGAAGGCGCGGCGAAGATCCTCCTCGATCACCACGCCGGCGATCTGCGCGGCGTGCGCGTGATGCTCCCGCGCGCCGCCGTCGCGCGCGAGGTGCTGCCCGACACGCTGCGCGGCGCCGGCGCGCACGTCGACGTCGTGCACGCGTATCGCAACGTCCCGCCCTCGCCCGACGACGAGGCCGCGCTGCGCGCCGCGATCGAGGCGCACGAGCTCGACGTGATCACGTTCACCGCGCCCTCCACCGTCGAGAGCGTCGTGCGCATCCTCGGCGAGAACGCGCCGGCGCTGCTCGCCTCGTTCACGATCGCGTCGATCGGTCCGGTCACCACCGCGGCCGCGGAGAAGCTCGGCGTGCGCGTCGACGTGACCGCGCCGTACTACACGAGCGAAGGCCTCACGCGCGCGCTGCGCGAGCACTTCACCCGCTAG